A region from the Halosolutus gelatinilyticus genome encodes:
- a CDS encoding competence/damage-inducible protein A: MHVAIVTVGDELLAGTTTNTNAAWLAARITERGSTVDRILTIPDDRGLIADYVARWSEEFDAVVVTGGIGGTPDDVTVEAVAGGLDRELVVHEAIRDELVEKAAAFREENPELVAEYDLELDFDAGASIPAGATPIVTDAGWAPGCIVENVYVFAGIPDEMQAMFDRVADEFRGDAVARTIYTPAPEGSLHGALSGVTEAFDVSVGSYPRSEGQPGRIRVRGTDEAVVEDAVAWLEERVETTESPAE; this comes from the coding sequence ATGCACGTCGCGATCGTCACCGTCGGCGACGAGTTATTGGCCGGGACGACGACGAATACGAACGCCGCCTGGCTCGCCGCCCGGATCACGGAGCGAGGGAGCACGGTCGATCGAATCCTGACGATTCCCGACGACCGCGGACTCATCGCCGACTACGTCGCCCGCTGGAGCGAAGAGTTCGACGCCGTCGTCGTCACCGGCGGGATCGGCGGCACCCCGGACGACGTCACGGTCGAAGCCGTCGCCGGGGGGCTGGACCGGGAACTCGTGGTCCACGAGGCGATCAGGGACGAGCTGGTCGAGAAGGCGGCGGCCTTCCGCGAGGAGAACCCCGAACTGGTCGCGGAGTACGACCTCGAACTCGACTTCGACGCCGGCGCCTCGATTCCCGCGGGCGCGACGCCGATCGTCACCGACGCGGGCTGGGCGCCGGGCTGCATCGTCGAGAACGTCTACGTCTTCGCGGGCATCCCCGACGAGATGCAGGCCATGTTCGATCGGGTCGCCGACGAGTTCCGCGGCGACGCGGTGGCCCGAACGATCTACACGCCGGCCCCCGAGGGATCGCTGCACGGCGCGCTGTCGGGCGTCACGGAGGCGTTCGACGTCTCCGTCGGGAGTTATCCGCGAAGCGAGGGGCAGCCGGGTCGCATCCGCGTCCGGGGAACGGACGAGGCGGTGGTCGAGGACGCGGTGGCGTGGCTCGAGGAGCGCGTCGAGACGACGGAATCGCCGGCGGAGTGA
- a CDS encoding peptidase — protein MSPRDAAVYWAQFAIGVGIVAVVAAVVGYLYGRLARGRPGERTARGLNVIAISAAAVAVIGVWLALPSSSAESAVVPDNAVLADLVTAVTGGLAAAIVAATAVAGIVRARPDLPGVDGGATLPREYARYFGGTFLVVLLLVPGIRLAVQTGPLGIGAFVVGIGIVLWVFAPLLQSLTTGTRPPTDAERDRLERLCDRADADPRTIRMHDGSDIRVAVYFRGAPGRCGLFVTPSALDALDDETLIAMLIARQEQVSSYEQLGRITTFAAAMVPLSAWVLGDLSATIGFAATGAVVLGGFAICRRLRCRADDRAAEAVGGSSLADAFERACEAAGFGREDLITDRRWLSMTPSIGTRIERLRERAAE, from the coding sequence ATGTCCCCGCGAGACGCCGCCGTCTATTGGGCCCAGTTCGCAATAGGAGTCGGCATCGTAGCCGTCGTCGCTGCAGTCGTCGGATATCTTTACGGGCGACTCGCTCGAGGTCGGCCGGGGGAGCGAACCGCTCGCGGTCTGAACGTCATCGCGATTAGCGCGGCCGCGGTCGCAGTCATCGGCGTCTGGCTGGCGCTTCCGTCCTCGAGCGCCGAGTCTGCGGTCGTCCCCGATAATGCCGTTCTCGCGGATCTCGTCACCGCCGTCACCGGCGGCCTCGCCGCCGCCATCGTTGCCGCGACGGCCGTCGCGGGCATCGTTCGCGCACGACCCGATCTGCCTGGCGTTGACGGCGGTGCGACGCTTCCGCGAGAGTATGCGCGCTATTTCGGCGGCACATTTCTCGTCGTGCTCCTGCTCGTTCCGGGAATCAGGCTGGCGGTGCAGACCGGCCCTCTCGGAATCGGCGCCTTCGTCGTCGGTATCGGTATCGTATTGTGGGTTTTCGCACCGCTGTTGCAGTCGCTGACTACCGGCACGCGACCGCCGACCGACGCCGAACGCGACCGACTCGAGCGGCTGTGCGATCGCGCCGATGCGGATCCGCGCACGATCCGGATGCACGACGGCAGCGATATCCGCGTGGCCGTCTATTTCCGGGGTGCTCCCGGTCGATGCGGCCTGTTCGTTACGCCGAGCGCGCTGGACGCCCTCGACGACGAGACGCTGATAGCGATGTTGATCGCACGCCAGGAGCAAGTATCGTCCTACGAACAGCTCGGGCGGATCACGACCTTCGCTGCGGCGATGGTGCCGCTGTCGGCGTGGGTGCTCGGGGATCTCTCGGCGACGATCGGATTCGCCGCGACCGGCGCCGTCGTGCTCGGCGGATTCGCGATCTGTCGGCGACTGCGCTGTCGTGCCGATGATCGGGCCGCCGAAGCGGTAGGTGGATCGTCCCTCGCCGACGCTTTCGAACGCGCCTGCGAGGCGGCGGGATTCGGCCGTGAAGACTTGATCACCGATCGTCGCTGGCTGTCGATGACGCCATCGATCGGAACGCGGATCGAGCGTCTGCGCGAGCGGGCCGCCGAGTAA
- a CDS encoding MEDS domain-containing protein — MNQTVGRYDQPEVLGLENGLEAFQSSPEFRGPVEPLDEHTCNDHFAHIYETREEKFEAAVPFIRHGLERGERVMYVIEESTEAEVREAMRDAGLDVDTALTAGALTFHTVEETYLRNESFDPDEMIDFYDEMVAEATEDYEALRIVAEMTWLNDDDTLVEQFIEYEQKINDLFAHTDSLAICQYNRNLFAPEIIRNVVQTHPHLIYDGAACHNVYYTPPEEFFGADAPARKNERMLRTLRERTTAKAQLHRRERFLQNLYEVSSDPTLSFAEKLQALFDLGCEQFGLELGAMAKVDPAADQFEVELVSDDHEYFEAGLELPLSETYCTAATDTSGIGSVADPGEAGYGDIYVHNEFGIKTYLGTYIEVEGDDNRTFFFVSEKSRDEDFSADERTFQRLLGQWVKYELERRQREQFLHKCYEITSNPALDFEGKLEQLFELGRDRFGLEIAGLNHLPSWDGKFRLEKGIGLGVDSDEELWTDPDDGCYCRQTMTEDSPVGIVDVRDTRWAEDTIYQEFGLTSYLGTKVSTGAAPYGTLWFGSTEPRDRPFSQTERSFIELMGQWVSYEIERRENNDSQRKLYEITANPDLDPDEKIDQLLEVGCKRLNLPIGMLTRKREQAFEIEYMHGRHPELDEGTLTPPLTDNYCRRVVDTGDSISVGDAGAAGWDGDALYHEFDLECYAGTQVFARGENYGTVCFTDMGTREEFTEAEQVFLDILGQCVSYEIERQQHEADLKETIDQLEQSNDRLRQFAYAASHDLQEPLRMVSTYLQLLENRYKEDLDEDAQEFIDFAVNGADRMREMVDDLLAFSRVERADDEFDQIDCDAVLDYVTDDLQIQIEENDAEIINESLPTVRGDQEQLEHLFSNLVSNAIKYNENDRLRVEISADQRPNRWKFSVTDNGIGIDPDEADKIFEVFKRLHHDNEYSGTGVGLSLCQNIVNNHGGEIWVESEPGEGSTFSFTLPAVENPAQ; from the coding sequence ATGAACCAAACCGTCGGACGCTATGACCAGCCAGAAGTACTGGGCCTCGAAAACGGTCTCGAGGCGTTTCAGTCCAGTCCTGAGTTCCGAGGTCCGGTTGAACCGCTCGACGAGCATACCTGCAACGATCACTTCGCACACATCTATGAGACACGTGAGGAGAAGTTTGAGGCCGCCGTCCCGTTTATTCGACACGGGCTCGAGCGCGGCGAGCGCGTCATGTACGTCATCGAGGAAAGTACTGAAGCCGAGGTGCGGGAAGCGATGCGCGACGCCGGACTCGACGTTGATACCGCGCTCACTGCGGGCGCATTGACGTTCCACACCGTAGAGGAGACCTATCTCCGAAACGAATCGTTTGACCCCGACGAGATGATCGACTTCTACGATGAGATGGTCGCCGAGGCTACTGAGGACTACGAGGCGCTCCGGATCGTCGCCGAGATGACGTGGCTCAACGACGACGATACGTTGGTCGAGCAGTTCATAGAGTACGAGCAGAAAATCAACGATCTCTTCGCCCACACGGATTCGCTTGCGATCTGCCAGTACAATCGCAACCTGTTCGCACCGGAGATCATCCGGAACGTCGTCCAAACGCATCCGCATCTCATCTACGACGGCGCCGCATGCCACAACGTCTACTACACGCCGCCAGAGGAGTTCTTCGGTGCCGATGCACCAGCCCGCAAAAACGAGCGCATGCTCCGGACGCTCCGAGAGCGGACCACAGCGAAGGCCCAACTCCACCGCCGCGAACGATTCCTGCAGAATCTTTACGAGGTCTCATCCGATCCCACGCTCTCGTTCGCAGAGAAATTGCAGGCGTTGTTCGATCTCGGATGCGAGCAGTTCGGCCTCGAACTCGGGGCGATGGCCAAGGTCGACCCCGCCGCCGATCAGTTCGAGGTCGAACTCGTGAGTGACGATCACGAGTACTTCGAGGCAGGTCTCGAACTCCCACTGTCGGAAACGTACTGCACCGCAGCGACCGATACCAGCGGGATCGGAAGCGTAGCTGATCCCGGTGAGGCCGGGTACGGCGATATCTACGTTCATAATGAGTTCGGCATCAAGACGTATCTCGGCACCTATATCGAGGTCGAGGGCGACGACAACCGAACGTTCTTTTTCGTGTCCGAGAAGTCGCGTGACGAGGACTTCTCGGCTGACGAACGCACGTTCCAGCGGTTGCTGGGGCAGTGGGTCAAGTACGAACTCGAACGCCGGCAACGCGAACAGTTCCTCCACAAGTGTTACGAGATCACGTCCAATCCCGCCCTCGACTTCGAGGGGAAACTCGAGCAGTTATTCGAACTCGGGCGCGACCGGTTTGGCCTCGAGATCGCCGGACTAAATCACTTGCCGTCATGGGACGGCAAATTCCGACTCGAGAAGGGCATCGGACTCGGCGTTGATTCCGATGAGGAGCTATGGACCGACCCGGACGACGGCTGTTACTGCCGTCAGACCATGACCGAGGATAGTCCGGTCGGGATAGTCGACGTGCGCGACACCCGGTGGGCCGAGGACACGATCTACCAAGAGTTTGGACTAACGAGCTACCTCGGGACGAAAGTGTCGACCGGAGCCGCACCATACGGCACGCTCTGGTTTGGGAGTACCGAACCGCGGGATCGACCGTTTTCGCAGACCGAACGTTCGTTTATCGAGTTGATGGGGCAGTGGGTCAGCTACGAAATCGAGCGGCGCGAAAACAACGACTCCCAGCGGAAACTCTACGAAATCACCGCAAATCCCGATCTCGATCCCGACGAGAAGATCGATCAATTGCTAGAAGTCGGCTGCAAGCGGCTGAACCTCCCGATTGGGATGCTCACTCGCAAACGCGAGCAGGCATTCGAGATCGAGTATATGCACGGTAGGCATCCCGAGCTTGACGAAGGGACGCTCACCCCGCCGTTGACGGACAACTACTGCCGTCGCGTCGTCGACACTGGCGACTCGATTAGTGTCGGCGATGCCGGGGCGGCAGGATGGGACGGCGACGCGCTTTACCACGAATTCGATCTCGAGTGTTACGCTGGGACGCAGGTGTTCGCCCGCGGTGAGAACTATGGCACCGTCTGTTTCACCGATATGGGGACCCGAGAAGAATTCACCGAGGCGGAGCAGGTGTTTCTGGATATCCTTGGCCAGTGCGTGAGCTACGAAATCGAACGCCAACAGCACGAGGCCGATCTCAAGGAAACAATCGATCAACTAGAACAGTCCAATGATCGACTGAGGCAATTCGCCTATGCCGCCTCGCACGACCTACAGGAACCGCTCCGGATGGTTTCAACGTATCTACAGCTACTGGAGAACCGATACAAGGAGGATCTTGACGAGGACGCGCAGGAATTCATCGATTTCGCAGTCAATGGAGCTGACCGGATGCGGGAGATGGTCGATGATCTGCTTGCGTTCTCACGGGTCGAACGCGCTGATGACGAGTTCGATCAAATTGACTGTGACGCAGTCCTCGACTACGTCACGGACGATCTCCAGATACAGATCGAGGAGAACGATGCGGAGATCATCAACGAGTCACTTCCGACGGTGCGAGGCGACCAAGAGCAACTGGAACACCTGTTCAGTAATCTCGTCTCGAACGCTATCAAATATAACGAAAATGATCGGCTGCGCGTCGAAATCTCGGCCGACCAGCGGCCTAACCGCTGGAAATTCTCAGTTACCGATAACGGAATCGGGATCGATCCAGACGAAGCCGACAAGATATTTGAAGTTTTCAAGCGGCTCCACCACGATAACGAGTACTCGGGGACAGGAGTCGGGCTCTCGCTATGCCAAAACATCGTCAATAATCACGGTGGAGAAATCTGGGTTGAATCCGAACCCGGTGAGGGATCGACGTTCTCATTTACGCTTCCCGCGGTCGAGAATCCGGCGCAGTGA
- a CDS encoding replication factor C large subunit has protein sequence MTDWTEKYRPTTLSEVRGNNKARDQLREWAETWDDHRKAAIVHGSPGVGKTSAAHALANDMGWPVMELNASDSRGADVIQRVAGEASKSGTLTRGGSGRRLVVMDEADNFHGNADYGGSREVTRVVKSANQPIVLIANEFYEMSQSLRNACETIEFRDVSKRSIVPVLRDICRREDVEYEEEALEKIAENTSGDLRSAVNDLQAIAEETDRLTVDDVVTGERDRTEGIFDFLDALIKEEDAQGALYASYDVDETPDDLLNWIEDNVPKDYEGAELADAYEFLSNADRWLGRVRATQDYSFWRYATDNMTAGVAASRREPKGGWTRYGPPSYWSKLGRTKGTRNTRDAIAERIAEREGTSVATARREILPFLAAMTHHCKNRDLTVRMAAVYDLDAKEVSFVTGSGKDTNKVQSIVEDAEELLAEEAVEHSGNAFFVPDDAEETRNAEDANSGNEDPGADTDAESADEQQTLAAPTDDGTTGGDDDADPEATGETERESDDDQAGLNDFF, from the coding sequence ATGACCGACTGGACGGAGAAGTACCGCCCGACGACTCTGTCGGAGGTGCGCGGAAACAACAAGGCTCGCGACCAGTTGCGAGAGTGGGCCGAAACCTGGGACGACCACCGCAAGGCGGCGATCGTCCACGGGAGTCCGGGCGTGGGGAAGACCTCCGCCGCCCACGCGCTGGCCAACGACATGGGCTGGCCCGTGATGGAACTCAACGCCAGCGACAGCCGCGGGGCCGACGTGATCCAGCGCGTCGCCGGCGAGGCCTCGAAGAGCGGTACGCTGACCCGCGGCGGCAGCGGGCGGCGACTCGTCGTCATGGACGAGGCGGACAACTTCCACGGCAACGCCGACTACGGCGGCTCGCGCGAGGTAACGCGCGTCGTCAAGAGCGCGAACCAGCCGATCGTCCTCATCGCGAACGAGTTCTACGAGATGAGCCAGTCGCTGCGCAACGCCTGCGAGACGATCGAGTTCCGCGACGTCTCGAAGCGCTCGATCGTCCCCGTGTTGCGGGACATCTGCCGGCGCGAGGACGTCGAGTACGAGGAGGAAGCCTTAGAGAAGATCGCCGAGAACACGAGCGGCGACCTCCGCTCGGCCGTCAACGACCTCCAGGCGATCGCGGAGGAGACCGACCGACTGACCGTCGACGACGTGGTGACCGGCGAGCGCGATCGCACCGAGGGGATCTTCGACTTCCTCGACGCGCTCATCAAGGAGGAGGACGCCCAGGGCGCGCTGTACGCCTCCTACGACGTCGACGAGACGCCGGACGACCTCCTGAACTGGATCGAGGACAACGTTCCGAAAGACTACGAGGGCGCCGAACTCGCGGACGCCTACGAGTTCCTCTCGAACGCCGATCGGTGGCTCGGCCGCGTCCGGGCCACGCAGGACTACTCCTTCTGGCGCTACGCGACGGACAACATGACCGCCGGCGTCGCCGCCTCCCGTCGCGAGCCGAAGGGGGGCTGGACGCGGTACGGCCCGCCGAGCTACTGGTCGAAACTCGGCCGGACGAAGGGGACGCGAAACACCCGGGACGCGATCGCCGAGCGCATCGCCGAGCGCGAGGGGACCAGCGTCGCGACGGCCCGCCGCGAGATCCTGCCGTTTCTCGCGGCGATGACCCACCACTGCAAGAACCGCGACCTGACCGTTCGCATGGCCGCGGTCTACGATCTCGACGCCAAGGAGGTCTCCTTCGTTACCGGGAGCGGCAAGGACACCAACAAGGTCCAGTCGATCGTCGAGGATGCCGAGGAGCTGCTGGCCGAGGAGGCGGTCGAACACTCCGGAAACGCGTTCTTCGTACCCGACGATGCCGAGGAGACGCGGAACGCCGAGGACGCGAACTCCGGGAACGAGGACCCCGGCGCCGATACCGACGCCGAATCCGCGGACGAGCAGCAAACGCTCGCCGCGCCGACCGACGACGGGACTACAGGCGGTGACGACGACGCCGATCCGGAGGCGACGGGCGAAACCGAACGAGAGTCGGACGACGACCAGGCGGGACTGAACGATTTCTTCTAG
- the bioD gene encoding dethiobiotin synthase, giving the protein MAVVGTDTGVGKTVVAAALTRWLREDGLDARAIKPAQTGYPPDDDAGVVAAACGDPEAAICPRYLKPALAPRVAAEASGEPLAYDSVLAACREAIDETRVPIVEGVGGLRVPLADDREVIDLVADLSAATIVVTRSGLGTLNHTALSVEALRQRGIEVRGIVCNEYEGATIAERTNPDELERVTGLSVETVPSIESDDPRTLADGVREALSSDFRDRLSAGAF; this is encoded by the coding sequence ATCGCGGTCGTCGGCACCGACACCGGCGTCGGCAAGACCGTCGTCGCGGCGGCCCTCACGCGGTGGCTCCGCGAGGACGGACTCGACGCGCGAGCGATCAAACCCGCCCAGACCGGCTATCCGCCCGACGACGACGCGGGTGTCGTCGCCGCGGCCTGCGGCGATCCCGAGGCGGCGATCTGCCCGCGGTACCTGAAACCGGCGCTCGCCCCGCGGGTCGCCGCCGAAGCGAGCGGCGAGCCCCTCGCTTACGACTCCGTCCTCGCCGCCTGCCGGGAGGCGATCGACGAGACGCGCGTCCCGATCGTCGAGGGGGTCGGCGGCCTTCGCGTGCCGCTGGCCGACGATCGGGAGGTGATCGACCTCGTCGCGGACCTCTCCGCGGCGACGATCGTCGTCACTCGATCGGGTCTGGGGACGCTGAACCACACCGCGCTCTCGGTCGAGGCCCTCCGGCAGCGCGGGATCGAAGTCCGCGGAATCGTCTGCAACGAGTACGAGGGGGCGACGATCGCCGAGCGAACGAATCCCGACGAACTCGAACGCGTGACGGGACTCTCGGTCGAAACGGTGCCCTCGATCGAGAGCGACGATCCGCGAACGCTCGCAGACGGCGTTCGCGAGGCGCTGTCGTCGGACTTTCGCGATCGGCTGTCGGCAGGAGCGTTCTAG
- a CDS encoding aminotransferase class I/II-fold pyridoxal phosphate-dependent enzyme: protein MTPYIRMDDCDRGFDPEGRLADLEATDLKRALAPVDRVAERGYFAAPSGSDLPVLEADEALVFASNNYLGLTDDQRVQDAARQAAATVGTGAGASRLVTGDTMVHRDLERLLAETKGTDRALAFSSGYAANVGTIAALSPDVVFSDELNHASIVDGCRLSGADIVVYDHCDAASLQSKLEARADRPGADAESWLIVTDSVFSMDGTVAPLEAICTAAEAFGAWVMVDEAHATGLYADGGGVIQAKGLENRIQIQLGTLSKALASQGGYVAGDDALIEWLVNDARSFVFSTGLAPPAAAAASEALHLARHSGARERLWENVAHLCEGLESMGFEVLGDSQILPILVGDRRDALELAEAIRARDVVAPAIRPPTVPDGTSRIRVVPMATHDEDDIVTCLEAFQAAGREVGLL from the coding sequence ATGACTCCCTACATTCGAATGGACGATTGCGACCGCGGGTTCGACCCCGAGGGCCGACTCGCCGACCTCGAGGCGACCGATCTAAAACGAGCGCTGGCGCCCGTCGATCGGGTCGCCGAGCGCGGCTACTTCGCGGCCCCGTCGGGCAGCGACCTTCCGGTGCTCGAAGCCGACGAGGCGCTGGTGTTCGCCTCGAACAACTACCTCGGGCTGACCGACGACCAGCGGGTCCAGGACGCAGCGCGGCAGGCGGCTGCGACCGTCGGGACGGGCGCCGGCGCGAGCCGACTCGTCACCGGCGACACGATGGTCCACCGCGACCTCGAGCGGTTGCTCGCGGAGACCAAGGGAACCGACAGGGCGCTCGCGTTCTCCTCGGGGTACGCCGCCAACGTGGGGACGATCGCCGCCCTCTCCCCCGACGTGGTCTTTTCGGACGAACTGAACCACGCGAGCATCGTCGACGGCTGCCGACTCTCGGGGGCCGACATCGTCGTCTACGACCACTGCGACGCGGCGAGCCTCCAGTCGAAACTCGAAGCGCGCGCCGATCGACCCGGTGCGGACGCGGAGTCGTGGCTGATCGTCACCGACTCCGTGTTCAGCATGGACGGCACCGTCGCGCCGCTCGAAGCCATCTGCACCGCCGCCGAAGCGTTCGGCGCGTGGGTGATGGTCGACGAGGCTCACGCCACGGGCCTCTACGCCGACGGCGGCGGGGTCATCCAGGCGAAGGGCCTCGAGAACCGCATCCAGATCCAGCTGGGGACCCTCTCGAAGGCGCTCGCGAGCCAGGGCGGCTACGTCGCCGGCGACGACGCCCTGATCGAGTGGCTGGTCAACGACGCTCGGTCGTTCGTCTTCTCGACCGGCCTCGCGCCGCCCGCGGCGGCCGCGGCGAGCGAGGCGTTGCACCTGGCTCGCCACAGCGGGGCGCGGGAACGGCTCTGGGAGAACGTCGCACATCTCTGCGAGGGGCTCGAGTCGATGGGGTTCGAGGTGCTCGGCGACTCGCAGATCCTGCCGATTCTCGTCGGCGATCGTCGGGACGCACTCGAGTTGGCCGAGGCGATCCGCGCGCGGGACGTCGTCGCGCCGGCGATCCGACCGCCGACCGTTCCCGACGGGACCAGCCGCATTCGCGTCGTTCCGATGGCGACCCACGACGAGGACGATATCGTGACCTGTCTCGAGGCGTTCCAGGCCGCCGGACGGGAGGTGGGACTGCTGTGA
- a CDS encoding transcriptional regulator, producing MDEITFAVLGTGGIGRRALEVSQHKDVLTPVAACDRHGTAIDFDGLDVDELLAATEENIDNEVATDGGAKTADGGVKQRGEDRGVVASEQARPSDDPIQDVIDRGDGIDAVLLALPNYEHDFIPRVADRFVEGDYAGVLIDVLKRSRVIDMLDERAGSFEKRRITFVCGAGATPGFLTGAAALAAQSFVEVEAVDIWWGVGLKSGYEDNRGTVREDIAHLPEYDIETARDLSDEEIEAIVDDHGGVIEFEDMEHADDVLLERAGICDAEDVTVGGILDVRNDEKPTTTTVSVTGMTFDGETATNTFRLGDETSMEANVNGPALGYLKAGVRRNRAGEYGVFGPTELMPGF from the coding sequence ATGGACGAAATCACGTTTGCGGTACTCGGAACCGGAGGCATCGGCCGACGAGCGCTCGAAGTGAGCCAGCACAAGGACGTCCTGACCCCCGTCGCGGCGTGCGATCGCCACGGCACGGCGATCGACTTCGACGGCCTGGACGTCGACGAACTGCTGGCGGCGACGGAGGAGAATATCGATAACGAGGTGGCGACCGACGGCGGGGCCAAAACCGCCGATGGCGGCGTCAAACAACGCGGCGAGGACAGGGGCGTCGTCGCCTCCGAGCAGGCCCGGCCCAGCGACGACCCCATCCAGGACGTCATCGACCGCGGGGACGGGATCGACGCCGTCCTGCTCGCGCTCCCGAACTACGAGCACGACTTCATCCCGCGGGTGGCCGATCGGTTCGTCGAGGGCGACTACGCGGGCGTGCTGATCGATGTCCTCAAGCGATCGCGCGTGATCGACATGCTCGATGAGCGCGCCGGTTCGTTCGAAAAACGAAGGATCACCTTCGTCTGCGGGGCCGGCGCGACCCCCGGGTTCCTCACGGGCGCCGCCGCGCTCGCCGCCCAGTCGTTCGTCGAGGTTGAGGCGGTCGACATCTGGTGGGGCGTCGGCCTCAAGTCGGGCTACGAGGACAACCGCGGGACGGTCCGCGAGGACATCGCCCACCTCCCCGAGTACGACATCGAAACCGCGCGCGACCTCTCCGACGAGGAGATCGAAGCGATCGTCGACGACCACGGCGGCGTCATCGAGTTCGAGGACATGGAGCACGCCGACGACGTGCTCCTCGAACGCGCGGGGATCTGCGACGCCGAGGACGTCACCGTCGGCGGGATCCTCGACGTCCGCAACGACGAGAAGCCGACGACGACGACCGTCTCCGTGACGGGGATGACCTTCGACGGGGAGACCGCCACGAACACGTTCCGGCTCGGCGACGAGACGAGCATGGAGGCGAACGTCAACGGTCCGGCGCTCGGCTACCTGAAAGCCGGCGTCCGGCGCAACCGCGCCGGCGAGTACGGCGTCTTCGGCCCGACCGAACTGATGCCCGGCTTCTGA
- the bioB gene encoding biotin synthase BioB: MVYETDNRTVDDALERVLAGERLDRTDGLALLAQPVEPLAEAGAIVRDRFGDGTVDACSIVNAKAGNCAEDCGFCAQSVHFDTGIDTYGFLGPEKILEAAKRAERDGAQRFGIVVAEKGVSKKRRPEEWAEVIEAIRLVRDECDLEVDASLGILTEEEAEILAAEGINHYNHNIETSPRYFPEIVGTHSFEDRVKTLEVAKSAGMDLCAGVILGMGETPTDRIDAAIALQDVGISSLPVNILNPVAGTPLAERGVEITTEEIVKTVAVYKLLHPQARVRLTGGREVNLEPDEQHLPLEAGADGILTGDYLTTEGQSPGEDIEIIERAGLEPNTEVNEFDPDEVKARHGAAESSTETGGESTASTAEPSDD; the protein is encoded by the coding sequence GTGGTTTACGAGACGGACAATCGGACGGTCGACGACGCGCTCGAGCGAGTCCTGGCCGGCGAGCGACTCGATCGAACCGACGGGCTCGCGCTGCTGGCCCAGCCGGTCGAACCGCTCGCGGAGGCCGGCGCGATCGTGCGCGATCGCTTCGGCGACGGCACGGTCGACGCCTGCTCGATCGTCAACGCGAAGGCGGGCAACTGCGCGGAGGACTGCGGCTTCTGCGCGCAGTCGGTTCACTTCGACACCGGGATCGACACCTACGGCTTCCTCGGCCCGGAGAAGATCCTCGAGGCCGCGAAGCGGGCCGAGCGCGACGGCGCTCAGCGGTTCGGGATCGTCGTCGCCGAGAAGGGCGTCTCGAAGAAGCGCCGCCCCGAGGAGTGGGCGGAGGTCATCGAGGCGATCCGACTCGTCCGCGACGAGTGCGACCTCGAAGTTGATGCGTCCCTCGGCATTCTGACCGAAGAGGAGGCCGAGATTCTCGCCGCGGAGGGGATCAACCACTACAACCACAACATCGAGACCTCCCCGCGGTACTTCCCCGAGATCGTTGGCACCCACAGCTTCGAGGACCGCGTGAAGACCCTCGAAGTCGCCAAGTCCGCCGGGATGGACCTCTGCGCCGGCGTCATCCTCGGGATGGGCGAGACGCCGACCGATCGGATCGACGCCGCGATCGCCCTCCAGGACGTCGGAATCTCCTCGCTGCCGGTGAACATCCTGAACCCGGTCGCGGGGACGCCGCTGGCCGAGCGAGGCGTCGAGATCACGACCGAGGAGATCGTGAAGACCGTCGCGGTGTACAAGTTGCTCCACCCCCAGGCGCGGGTGCGCCTCACCGGCGGTCGCGAGGTCAACCTCGAACCCGACGAACAGCACCTCCCGCTCGAGGCGGGGGCGGACGGTATCCTCACGGGTGACTACCTGACGACGGAGGGCCAGTCGCCCGGCGAGGACATAGAGATCATCGAACGCGCCGGCCTCGAACCCAACACGGAGGTAAACGAGTTCGATCCCGACGAGGTCAAGGCCCGCCACGGCGCGGCGGAGTCGTCGACCGAGACGGGCGGCGAGTCGACCGCGAGTACGGCTGAACCGAGCGACGACTGA
- the trxA gene encoding thioredoxin, producing MADADDTDTADADELDRIRTEKRERLRERIERERRERDAPDRPVHVQDTARLRELLETHSLVLVDFYADWCGPCQMLAPVLDELASDVPAAIAKVDTDANPELARQYGVQGLPTLVLFAEGDPVERLVGMQQEGRLRDVIANHVDR from the coding sequence ATGGCAGACGCTGACGACACCGACACCGCCGACGCGGACGAACTCGACCGGATTCGCACGGAAAAGCGCGAGCGACTTCGCGAACGGATCGAACGGGAACGCCGGGAACGGGATGCGCCCGATCGCCCGGTCCACGTACAGGATACAGCGCGACTGCGGGAACTCCTCGAGACGCACTCGCTCGTTCTCGTCGACTTTTACGCCGACTGGTGTGGCCCCTGCCAGATGCTCGCGCCGGTTCTCGACGAACTCGCGAGCGACGTTCCGGCGGCGATCGCGAAAGTCGATACGGACGCGAATCCGGAGCTCGCACGGCAGTACGGCGTCCAGGGACTCCCGACGCTCGTGCTGTTCGCCGAGGGAGATCCGGTCGAACGACTCGTCGGAATGCAACAGGAAGGGCGCCTCCGAGACGTGATTGCGAACCACGTCGATCGCTGA